In Flavobacterium cerinum, one genomic interval encodes:
- a CDS encoding T9SS type A sorting domain-containing protein has translation MKKSLLLLSALLASFAAMAQVPETSSPDDPPSYTQPQENQTPVYELNPTQLSPEIQEYLHGRVEGFSAYRFDYAALNDYLLKNPYALEFILKSDAGTTKFTMQRHDMRALDYTEGITHEGGESQITFQRTAETDLNYNVPTIKGIADNNPTILTRLAVFNDNLVGIKWNTEGNEVLYYTSLQDFIKLNGDDFVTDENPLLVFNLSNIISTQNSRCVQIQDALQQTSTGQKGYFNECTPRFLTIAAEGDKPWCDQNGSNSASNILQSLFLVECVYTHYFNISFIVKHINLLPNNGSLYNTNNASDLLYKFRDNWNANHTNKDRDLALLFTGRRPDSGTVGIAFTNSLCNTNWAYAVIGKDPTRTRIISHEIGHIFGSLHDDEHYGSAPCTGSNIPIMCMYTSSHTPLYFSPHTRSIILNSINSHAYCLNDYANVNNANEMVKSWTNNRNLKWIATWYMQLGDYMLTGNFDGENNDEEIFFANPDRNWVGIMDFSCDQGTDWYHLWGNGGNRTFGCWYRNYGDRYYSGDFDGDGKDEILSRTDTGSWAQIKEYLPATWSWKERWSNNGNNTPIAYWYMGPQDTLIVGDFDGDGKDELLCVNPNGWSHLVKFNSTGGGWYTPQTIWSNNGSGWIGGLQISQIQRYLKGKMRTTTRDELYAFVSNSSSSFSAIMRFTGSGWTLTGGQGLGTSFTTTNVTPAHSSYKMMTGNLDNDGYSEYLAISNNWIGSYDYSNGGPGMSFNWSNGGSSFYSDWYLNQPSRQFLVKAAPTAPDQIFNIQYIKRSSGWWFWYREWYEANLAAMYRRELPTKNMKEAEPILNFEKPSAISVNDNMLIYPNPTNDLLNIDFNNLEVKQAYVEIVDITGKIVVEQPLTGQNNSLSLQQLSGGMYIIRIHSENQPLITQKIVVNKK, from the coding sequence ATGAAAAAAAGCTTACTCCTACTGTCCGCTTTGCTCGCTTCATTTGCAGCAATGGCACAGGTTCCGGAAACCAGCAGCCCGGACGACCCACCAAGTTACACCCAACCTCAGGAAAACCAGACGCCGGTGTATGAGTTAAACCCGACGCAATTAAGTCCTGAAATTCAGGAATACCTCCACGGTCGTGTGGAAGGTTTTTCGGCCTATCGTTTTGATTATGCCGCCCTAAACGATTACCTGCTCAAAAATCCGTATGCGCTGGAATTTATTCTGAAATCCGATGCCGGTACAACCAAGTTCACAATGCAACGCCACGACATGCGCGCCCTCGATTATACCGAAGGGATTACTCATGAAGGTGGTGAAAGTCAGATTACATTCCAGCGTACTGCCGAAACCGACCTCAACTATAATGTTCCGACGATAAAAGGGATTGCCGATAATAATCCGACCATCCTGACACGTCTGGCCGTTTTTAACGACAATCTTGTCGGCATAAAATGGAATACCGAAGGCAACGAAGTTTTGTATTATACGTCACTTCAGGATTTTATCAAGCTAAACGGCGACGATTTTGTAACCGATGAAAATCCGTTATTGGTTTTTAATCTCAGCAATATCATCAGTACGCAAAACTCGCGTTGTGTGCAGATACAAGATGCGCTTCAACAAACCTCAACAGGGCAAAAAGGTTATTTTAACGAGTGTACTCCTCGATTTCTAACTATAGCTGCTGAAGGCGATAAACCCTGGTGCGATCAGAACGGTAGTAATTCGGCTTCCAATATCCTGCAAAGTTTGTTTTTAGTAGAATGTGTTTACACCCATTATTTCAACATCTCCTTTATCGTAAAACACATCAATCTGTTACCGAATAACGGTTCACTGTACAACACCAATAACGCATCCGATTTACTGTATAAATTCCGGGACAACTGGAATGCCAACCATACCAATAAAGATCGCGATCTGGCTTTATTGTTTACCGGAAGGCGACCGGATAGCGGAACCGTAGGTATTGCCTTCACCAATTCTCTTTGTAACACCAATTGGGCCTATGCCGTTATTGGTAAAGACCCGACACGAACACGTATTATTTCGCACGAAATAGGTCATATTTTTGGCTCCCTTCACGATGATGAACACTACGGATCGGCTCCTTGTACCGGAAGCAACATCCCGATTATGTGTATGTATACGTCTTCACATACACCGCTGTACTTTAGTCCGCATACCCGAAGCATCATCCTGAATTCGATTAACAGTCATGCGTATTGCTTAAACGACTATGCCAATGTTAACAATGCCAACGAAATGGTAAAATCCTGGACCAATAACCGAAACCTGAAATGGATCGCAACCTGGTATATGCAGTTAGGTGATTATATGCTGACCGGAAATTTTGACGGCGAAAATAACGACGAGGAAATTTTCTTCGCCAATCCGGATCGAAACTGGGTCGGAATTATGGATTTCTCCTGCGATCAGGGAACCGACTGGTATCATCTTTGGGGTAATGGCGGAAACCGTACGTTCGGATGCTGGTACCGCAATTATGGCGATCGTTATTATTCGGGTGACTTTGACGGTGACGGAAAAGATGAAATTTTATCGCGAACCGATACCGGAAGTTGGGCGCAAATCAAAGAATATCTTCCGGCAACCTGGTCATGGAAAGAACGCTGGAGCAATAACGGAAATAATACCCCTATTGCTTATTGGTATATGGGACCACAGGATACACTTATTGTCGGTGATTTCGATGGTGACGGAAAAGACGAATTACTGTGTGTCAATCCAAACGGATGGTCGCATCTGGTTAAATTCAATTCCACAGGCGGCGGATGGTATACACCGCAAACCATTTGGAGCAACAATGGTTCCGGATGGATCGGTGGCTTACAGATTTCACAGATTCAGCGCTACTTAAAAGGAAAAATGCGGACCACTACCCGTGATGAGTTATATGCTTTTGTATCCAATTCGTCCAGTAGTTTCTCGGCTATTATGCGTTTCACCGGAAGTGGATGGACGCTAACCGGCGGACAAGGATTAGGAACCAGTTTTACCACAACCAATGTAACTCCTGCTCATTCGAGTTATAAAATGATGACCGGTAATCTGGACAATGACGGTTATAGCGAATATCTGGCGATAAGTAACAACTGGATCGGTAGTTATGATTATAGTAACGGCGGACCGGGCATGTCTTTTAACTGGAGTAACGGCGGTAGTTCGTTTTATAGCGACTGGTATCTGAATCAACCTTCCCGACAATTTCTGGTAAAAGCAGCTCCAACAGCTCCGGATCAGATTTTTAATATCCAATATATTAAACGCAGCTCCGGATGGTGGTTTTGGTATAGAGAATGGTATGAAGCCAATCTGGCAGCAATGTACCGCAGGGAATTACCAACTAAAAACATGAAAGAAGCCGAACCGATACTGAATTTCGAAAAACCATCGGCAATTTCTGTAAACGACAATATGTTGATCTATCCGAATCCGACGAACGACCTTCTAAATATCGACTTTAACAATCTGGAAGTAAAACAGGCTTATGTTGAAATTGTTGATATTACCGGAAAAATCGTAGTAGAACAACCGTTAACCGGACAAAACAATTCGCTGTCCTTACAGCAATTATCCGGCGGCATGTATATTATCCGAATTCATTCGGAAAACCAACCGTTAATTACACAGAAGATTGTGGTTAATAAAAAATAA
- a CDS encoding M13 family metallopeptidase, which produces MNKGVLLGATASLVLFSCKSGQTTATAEKQATHPGINLSYMDKSVKPGDDFFRYVNGTWFDKTEIPSDKTRWGSFDELRQNTDKDALAILKKAAADKNLDPKSDQAKAVNVYKTFMDTIARNKRGIDPIKPALAKINAVKNVQDLNTLLLEAESEGGLGFYGMGIGADAKNSNRNVVYVGLGSLGLPDRDYYISDDADSKEKREKYVAHVARMLQFLGEGPTQAKDDAAKVLALETAMAKPRLDRVERRDRRKTYNPMRVADLQKLTPSVNWKNYFDGLGVQNLDSLVVSQPRYMTALEDIFKQGDVESWKAYLRWTLINKSTGVLTTDIENANWDFYSKTLQGAIKQRPREERALQVVNGTVGEALGKLYVAEKFPAEAKAKAKAMIENVFLAFENRINRLPWMTPATKQGAIAKLRKSTVKIGYPDKWKDYSKLEITGPANGGAYYENMKNVARWGFQENIDDLKKPVDKTRWGMSPQTVNAYFNPSYNEIVFPAAILQPPFYDYKADEAVNYGGIGAVIGHEISHGFDDSGARYNADGNLVNWWTDEDLKQFTGLGGALAAQYSALEPLPGTFVDGKFTLGENIGDLGGVNAAYDGLQLFLKKNGNPGLIDGFTPEQRFFISWATIWRSKMRDEAVKNQVKTDPHSPGMYRAYVPLQNVDAFYEAFDIKPSDKLYVKPEDRVKIW; this is translated from the coding sequence ATGAATAAAGGTGTATTGCTTGGCGCAACAGCTTCGTTAGTTCTTTTTTCTTGTAAATCAGGACAAACGACAGCAACTGCTGAAAAACAAGCTACGCATCCGGGGATTAACCTGAGTTATATGGATAAATCGGTAAAACCGGGTGATGATTTCTTCCGTTATGTAAACGGAACCTGGTTTGACAAAACCGAAATCCCAAGTGATAAAACCCGTTGGGGAAGTTTTGACGAATTACGTCAGAATACCGATAAAGATGCTTTGGCTATTTTAAAGAAAGCGGCAGCGGATAAAAACCTGGATCCGAAATCCGATCAGGCTAAAGCAGTAAACGTATATAAAACGTTTATGGACACGATTGCACGTAACAAACGTGGAATTGACCCGATCAAACCGGCTTTGGCTAAAATCAATGCGGTTAAAAACGTACAGGATCTGAATACCCTTTTACTGGAAGCCGAATCAGAAGGCGGTTTAGGTTTTTATGGAATGGGAATCGGAGCCGATGCGAAAAACAGTAATAGAAATGTAGTATACGTTGGTTTGGGAAGTCTTGGATTACCGGATCGTGACTATTATATTTCGGATGATGCCGATTCAAAAGAAAAAAGAGAAAAATATGTGGCTCACGTAGCCCGAATGTTACAGTTTTTAGGAGAAGGACCAACTCAGGCTAAAGACGATGCAGCAAAAGTACTGGCATTGGAAACGGCTATGGCTAAACCGAGACTGGATCGTGTGGAGCGTCGCGACAGAAGAAAAACATACAACCCGATGCGTGTAGCGGATTTACAAAAATTAACACCATCGGTAAACTGGAAAAACTATTTTGATGGTTTGGGTGTGCAAAATCTGGATTCGTTGGTGGTTTCTCAACCGCGTTATATGACCGCTTTAGAAGACATCTTCAAACAAGGTGATGTAGAAAGTTGGAAAGCGTATTTACGTTGGACATTGATCAACAAATCAACAGGTGTTTTGACAACCGATATTGAAAACGCAAACTGGGATTTCTATAGTAAAACACTTCAGGGAGCGATTAAACAACGTCCGAGAGAAGAAAGAGCTTTACAAGTAGTAAACGGAACTGTAGGTGAAGCATTAGGTAAATTATATGTTGCTGAAAAATTCCCGGCTGAAGCTAAAGCGAAAGCCAAAGCGATGATCGAAAACGTATTTCTTGCCTTCGAAAACCGTATCAATCGTTTACCGTGGATGACACCGGCAACCAAACAGGGCGCGATTGCGAAACTAAGAAAGTCGACTGTAAAAATCGGTTACCCAGATAAATGGAAAGATTATTCCAAATTGGAAATCACCGGACCGGCTAACGGTGGTGCGTACTACGAAAACATGAAAAATGTTGCGCGTTGGGGATTCCAGGAAAACATAGACGATTTGAAAAAACCGGTGGACAAAACCCGTTGGGGAATGTCACCGCAAACGGTAAATGCTTATTTTAATCCTTCATACAACGAAATCGTATTCCCGGCTGCCATCTTACAACCGCCGTTTTACGATTATAAAGCAGATGAAGCGGTTAACTATGGTGGTATCGGTGCTGTAATCGGTCACGAAATTTCACACGGATTCGATGATTCCGGAGCGCGCTATAATGCGGACGGAAACTTAGTAAACTGGTGGACAGATGAAGATTTAAAACAATTCACCGGTTTAGGAGGTGCTTTGGCTGCTCAATATAGCGCTTTAGAACCGCTACCGGGTACTTTTGTTGACGGTAAATTTACGTTGGGAGAAAACATCGGAGACTTAGGTGGTGTAAATGCTGCTTATGACGGATTGCAATTGTTCCTTAAGAAAAACGGAAATCCGGGCTTAATCGACGGATTCACACCGGAACAACGTTTCTTTATTTCATGGGCGACAATCTGGCGTTCGAAAATGAGAGATGAAGCGGTTAAAAATCAAGTTAAAACGGATCCGCATTCACCGGGAATGTACCGTGCTTATGTGCCGCTACAAAATGTGGACGCTTTCTATGAAGCATTCGACATTAAACCAAGTGATAAATTATATGTAAAACCGGAAGACAGAGTTAAAATCTGGTAA
- a CDS encoding SCO family protein, whose product MLSFFKKYRLFFIVLFVLSAIIITLFYNALTPKKHLPIYTPSMVNPELVDTTIQHVANHHKIADFAFLNQNGKMITQKDYEGKIYVADFFFTTCPTICPIMTTNMVWLQDKIKNNPKVMLLSHSVTPDIDSVPVLKKYALDKGVIDSKWNLVTGDKKDIYYIARKSYLAVKTGKPEELYDMVHTENFVLVDSKRRVRGFYDGTKIEDVQRLLEDINWLSAQEK is encoded by the coding sequence ATGCTTAGCTTTTTCAAAAAATACCGGTTGTTTTTTATTGTCCTTTTTGTTCTTTCTGCTATCATTATTACGCTTTTTTACAACGCACTCACCCCTAAAAAACACTTACCGATCTATACGCCTTCGATGGTTAATCCAGAATTAGTAGACACTACTATACAACATGTGGCCAATCATCATAAAATTGCCGACTTTGCTTTTCTCAATCAAAACGGAAAAATGATCACGCAAAAGGATTATGAAGGAAAAATTTATGTAGCCGATTTCTTTTTCACCACTTGTCCGACTATTTGTCCAATTATGACGACCAATATGGTATGGCTTCAGGACAAAATCAAAAACAATCCTAAAGTGATGTTGCTTTCACATTCGGTTACACCGGATATTGACAGTGTACCGGTGTTAAAAAAATATGCGCTGGACAAAGGTGTTATTGACAGCAAATGGAATCTGGTTACCGGAGACAAAAAAGACATCTACTACATCGCCCGTAAATCATACCTGGCTGTAAAAACCGGAAAACCGGAGGAATTATATGACATGGTTCATACAGAAAATTTTGTTTTGGTTGATTCCAAACGTCGCGTTCGCGGATTTTACGATGGTACAAAAATAGAAGATGTACAGCGTTTACTGGAGGATATCAACTGGTTGTCTGCTCAGGAAAAATAA
- a CDS encoding FeoA family protein, translating to MKITLAQIKKGQKALINDFDVDVIPLKLLEMGCLPGNTVELLQVAPLGDPLYINVNDSHVAIRLETARQIEVEIIKE from the coding sequence GTGAAAATTACGTTAGCGCAAATAAAAAAAGGGCAAAAAGCATTGATTAACGACTTCGATGTTGACGTTATCCCACTTAAATTACTGGAAATGGGGTGCCTTCCGGGCAACACTGTAGAACTATTACAAGTAGCTCCATTAGGCGATCCGCTTTATATTAATGTTAATGACAGCCATGTAGCGATTCGCCTTGAAACCGCCAGACAAATTGAGGTTGAGATTATAAAGGAATAA
- the feoB gene encoding ferrous iron transport protein B: MSTSTLKVALIGNPNTGKTSVFNQLTGLNQKVGNYPGITVDKKQGVSKLSPSVKATILDLPGTYSLNASSLDENVVIELLMNKNDKDFPDVAVVVTEVENLKRNLLLFTQIKDLEIPTILVINMSDRMEHKGITLDIPYLEKELKTKIALVSSRKKTGIENLKNLIINYKELSTEPCLNASGIDADYFNSLRHAFPNQLLYKLWLVITQDVNFGNLHRNEVSIQSFVKSDADLKRLQQKETIKRYQFINDVLKVGYTVNQKEAKDIRARLDRVLTHKFFGYIIFFGILLLIFQSIFSWSSIPMDFIDESFASLSAYAAENLPPGLLTDLISEGIIPGLGGIIIFIPQIAFLFLFISILEESGYMSRVVFLMDKIMRRFGLSGKSVVPLISGTACAIPAIMAARNIENWKERLITILVTPFTTCSARLPVYAILISLIIPEKHILGVFNLQGLTLMTLYLLGFGMAILSAYILNKILKVKGKSYFVIEMPGYKVPLFKNVALNVIEKTKAFVFGAGKIILSLSVILWFLGSHGPGTNFKNAEQIIEQELVQNKISGEKEDLVASYKLENSYIGIIGKSIEPVIRPLGYDWKIGIAVVTSFAAREVFVGTLATIYSVGSHSEEETTIKNRMNAEINPITGQKVFNFASGVSLLLFYAFAMQCISTLAITKKETNSWKWPAIQLVFMSGFAYIVSLVAYQILQ, encoded by the coding sequence ATGAGTACAAGCACGTTAAAAGTAGCCTTAATAGGTAATCCAAACACAGGAAAAACATCCGTTTTCAATCAACTAACCGGTCTGAATCAGAAAGTAGGGAACTACCCGGGTATTACTGTCGACAAAAAACAAGGAGTCTCTAAATTATCCCCATCGGTAAAAGCAACTATTCTTGATTTACCGGGAACCTATAGTTTAAATGCGAGTTCACTTGATGAAAATGTCGTTATTGAATTGTTGATGAACAAAAACGACAAGGATTTTCCGGATGTTGCGGTTGTGGTTACCGAAGTGGAAAACTTAAAACGTAATTTACTCCTGTTTACTCAGATTAAAGATCTGGAAATCCCGACCATTCTAGTGATCAATATGTCCGACCGAATGGAACATAAAGGGATTACGCTAGACATTCCGTATTTGGAGAAGGAACTGAAAACCAAAATTGCATTGGTGAGTTCCCGTAAAAAAACCGGTATTGAAAACCTGAAAAATCTTATTATTAATTATAAGGAGCTTTCAACAGAACCTTGTTTGAATGCTTCCGGTATTGATGCGGATTATTTTAATAGTCTTCGACATGCTTTCCCAAATCAGCTTTTATACAAATTATGGCTGGTGATTACACAAGATGTCAACTTCGGAAACCTGCATCGCAATGAAGTTTCGATTCAATCCTTTGTTAAATCGGATGCCGATCTGAAACGATTACAACAAAAAGAAACAATAAAACGATATCAGTTTATCAACGATGTTCTTAAAGTTGGTTATACAGTAAACCAGAAAGAAGCAAAAGACATTCGCGCCCGACTGGATCGTGTTTTAACGCATAAATTTTTCGGTTATATTATCTTTTTCGGCATATTATTACTGATTTTTCAGTCGATCTTTAGCTGGTCGAGTATCCCGATGGATTTTATCGATGAGAGTTTTGCTTCGCTTAGCGCTTATGCCGCAGAAAATTTACCGCCCGGATTATTAACCGATCTGATTTCTGAAGGGATTATCCCGGGTCTTGGCGGTATCATCATTTTTATTCCGCAAATCGCATTCCTGTTCCTGTTCATCTCCATATTGGAGGAAAGCGGTTATATGAGTCGGGTTGTATTCCTGATGGACAAAATTATGCGTCGTTTCGGATTAAGCGGAAAAAGCGTCGTGCCGTTGATTTCCGGTACCGCCTGTGCCATCCCGGCAATTATGGCTGCCCGTAATATTGAAAACTGGAAAGAACGTTTGATTACCATATTAGTGACCCCATTTACCACTTGTTCTGCCCGTTTACCGGTATATGCCATCCTTATTTCGTTGATCATTCCGGAAAAACATATATTGGGAGTCTTTAATTTACAAGGATTAACTTTAATGACCTTATATCTGTTAGGTTTTGGTATGGCGATTTTATCGGCTTATATTCTAAACAAAATCCTGAAAGTAAAAGGGAAATCGTATTTCGTAATTGAAATGCCGGGTTATAAAGTGCCGTTATTTAAAAACGTAGCATTAAACGTTATCGAAAAAACCAAAGCCTTTGTTTTTGGAGCCGGTAAAATTATCCTGTCACTGTCTGTTATTTTGTGGTTCCTGGGTTCACATGGTCCGGGTACTAATTTTAAAAATGCCGAGCAGATTATCGAACAGGAATTGGTTCAAAATAAAATCAGCGGTGAAAAAGAAGATTTGGTTGCTTCGTATAAATTAGAAAACTCCTATATCGGAATAATCGGAAAATCGATCGAACCGGTGATTCGTCCATTGGGATATGACTGGAAAATCGGTATCGCTGTGGTGACTTCCTTTGCCGCTCGTGAAGTTTTTGTAGGAACACTGGCAACGATTTACAGTGTAGGAAGTCATTCTGAAGAAGAAACTACCATTAAAAACCGTATGAATGCTGAGATTAACCCGATTACCGGTCAGAAAGTGTTTAACTTCGCTTCCGGTGTATCGCTCTTATTATTCTATGCTTTTGCCATGCAGTGTATTTCAACATTGGCCATCACCAAAAAGGAAACCAATTCCTGGAAATGGCCGGCAATTCAGTTGGTTTTTATGAGTGGGTTTGCCTATATCGTTTCACTTGTAGCGTATCAAATTTTACAATAA
- a CDS encoding FeoB-associated Cys-rich membrane protein, whose product MIDFQQIAVYVILAAAVLFLIRKYFWKKKKKNCGGPDCGCS is encoded by the coding sequence ATGATCGATTTTCAGCAAATAGCCGTTTATGTAATCCTCGCTGCTGCGGTCTTATTCTTAATCCGAAAGTATTTCTGGAAAAAGAAAAAGAAAAATTGCGGTGGCCCGGATTGTGGTTGTAGTTAA
- a CDS encoding Nramp family divalent metal transporter — MTRKTTNSLEEVHESVAIVQNTSVWKKILAFFGPAYMVSVGYMDPGNWATDIAGGSQFGYKLIWVLLMSNIMALLLQSLSARLGIVRQRDLAQASRDTYSRPVNMVLYILAEIAIAACDLAEVLGMAIGLQLLFDIPLLWGVSITMLDTFLLLFLLNKGIRKMEAFIIALIAIIGLSFLVELFLAKPDVTEIAKGLIPSIPDSTALYIAIGIIGATVMPHNLYLHSSLVQTRKFDRSEKGIRQAIRYNFFDSLLALNMAFFVNAAILILAAAAFYTNGMHEVAEIQDAHRLLEPLLGTHWASVLFALALIAAGQSSTITGTLAGQIVMEGYLNLRIQPWVRRIITRLIAIVPALIAIIYFGEEATGKLLLLSQVVLSLQLGFAIIPLIHFVSDNTKMQGFAIGKRTKIASWFVALIIVALNAKLVFDEISTWITTSEHPLYIWLFVVPIAILATFLLLYIIVKPFIEKSRTIPKLVPHINEIVVSESDKPIVYSRIAIALDFSKTDQKSIASALQLGGKTAHYTIIHVVETVGAMVHGNETHDYETTSDHYYLEEYKKVLEAKGYQVSSILDFGSPKKSIAKVVNENDFDILVLGAHGHNWFKDLLFGTTVDAVRHKIKIPLLVVKDH; from the coding sequence ATGACGCGTAAAACAACAAATTCACTGGAAGAAGTACACGAATCGGTTGCGATAGTACAAAATACTTCAGTATGGAAAAAAATTCTGGCCTTTTTCGGTCCGGCCTATATGGTCAGTGTCGGTTATATGGATCCGGGAAATTGGGCTACGGATATTGCCGGAGGAAGTCAGTTCGGCTATAAACTGATTTGGGTATTACTGATGTCCAACATTATGGCTTTGTTATTACAGAGTCTTAGTGCGCGATTGGGAATTGTTCGCCAACGGGATTTGGCACAGGCATCCCGCGATACTTATTCACGTCCGGTAAATATGGTGTTGTATATTTTGGCAGAGATAGCTATTGCAGCTTGCGATCTTGCTGAGGTACTCGGGATGGCAATCGGATTACAGTTGTTATTTGATATTCCGTTGCTTTGGGGAGTGAGTATTACCATGCTGGATACCTTTCTATTGTTGTTTTTACTGAATAAAGGTATTCGGAAAATGGAAGCCTTTATTATTGCATTAATCGCAATTATCGGACTGTCATTTTTGGTTGAATTATTTCTGGCCAAACCCGATGTTACCGAAATTGCAAAAGGATTGATCCCATCCATACCGGATAGTACAGCATTGTATATTGCGATCGGAATTATCGGAGCGACGGTTATGCCGCATAATCTCTATTTGCATTCCTCATTGGTACAAACCCGGAAATTTGACCGAAGTGAAAAAGGAATCCGACAAGCGATTCGGTATAATTTCTTTGATTCTTTATTGGCACTCAATATGGCCTTTTTTGTCAATGCGGCTATTTTAATTTTGGCCGCTGCCGCCTTTTATACAAACGGAATGCATGAAGTTGCCGAAATACAAGATGCGCATCGTTTGCTGGAACCGTTATTGGGAACCCATTGGGCTTCGGTTTTATTTGCATTGGCACTAATCGCGGCAGGTCAAAGTTCGACAATAACCGGAACACTTGCGGGGCAGATTGTAATGGAAGGTTACCTGAATTTACGTATTCAGCCATGGGTACGCCGAATTATAACCCGTTTGATTGCTATTGTACCGGCTTTAATTGCGATTATTTATTTCGGAGAAGAAGCAACCGGGAAATTACTCTTATTAAGTCAGGTCGTTCTGAGTTTACAATTGGGATTTGCTATTATACCGCTAATCCATTTTGTGAGTGATAATACAAAAATGCAGGGCTTTGCAATTGGTAAACGGACCAAAATTGCGTCCTGGTTTGTTGCCTTGATTATTGTCGCTTTAAATGCAAAACTGGTTTTTGATGAAATTAGTACCTGGATTACAACATCGGAACATCCGCTTTATATTTGGTTGTTTGTAGTGCCAATCGCTATACTTGCGACTTTTTTACTACTCTATATCATTGTAAAACCGTTTATCGAAAAAAGTAGAACGATTCCGAAACTGGTGCCGCATATCAATGAGATTGTGGTGAGTGAATCGGATAAACCTATCGTATATTCCAGAATTGCGATTGCATTGGATTTTTCAAAAACCGATCAGAAAAGCATTGCCAGTGCGTTACAATTAGGTGGGAAAACGGCGCATTATACCATTATTCACGTTGTTGAAACAGTAGGAGCTATGGTTCATGGAAATGAAACACATGACTATGAAACAACAAGTGACCATTATTACCTTGAAGAATACAAAAAAGTGTTAGAAGCCAAAGGGTATCAGGTGAGCAGTATATTGGATTTCGGAAGTCCGAAAAAGAGTATCGCCAAAGTAGTCAATGAAAATGATTTTGACATTCTGGTTTTAGGAGCTCACGGGCACAATTGGTTTAAAGACTTGTTGTTCGGAACCACAGTTGATGCCGTTCGTCATAAAATAAAGATTCCGTTATTAGTGGTAAAAGACCATTAA
- a CDS encoding metal-dependent transcriptional regulator — translation MTHSEENYLKVIYHLSVVSPRGVNTNAIAGMIESKASSVTDMVKKLAEKELVLYQKYQGVTLTEKGLLAAKMIVRKHRLWEVFLVEKLDFTWDEVHDVAEELEHIKSEKLINKLDAYLGFPTEDPHGDPIPNAKGEIKKIDKQLLSDLETGQKGICVGVKDSSSSFLQYLDKQQIALGSKIEIVGKETFDMSLTIIVEGKEMIISNKIANNLFVKLAP, via the coding sequence ATGACGCATTCAGAAGAAAACTATTTAAAAGTTATATATCATTTATCCGTTGTCTCTCCGCGAGGTGTTAATACGAATGCTATAGCCGGAATGATCGAAAGTAAAGCTTCATCGGTTACCGATATGGTCAAAAAGCTGGCGGAAAAAGAATTGGTATTGTATCAGAAATATCAAGGGGTAACCTTAACGGAGAAAGGATTGCTAGCGGCTAAAATGATTGTGCGAAAACACCGTTTATGGGAAGTATTTCTAGTGGAAAAGCTAGATTTTACATGGGATGAGGTACATGATGTAGCGGAAGAACTGGAACATATTAAATCGGAAAAACTGATTAATAAACTGGATGCTTATTTAGGATTTCCGACAGAGGATCCGCATGGTGATCCGATTCCGAATGCGAAAGGTGAAATTAAAAAAATTGATAAACAATTGTTATCGGATCTTGAAACCGGGCAAAAAGGAATCTGTGTCGGTGTCAAAGATTCGTCCTCTTCTTTTCTGCAATACCTCGATAAGCAACAAATCGCATTGGGTTCTAAAATTGAAATTGTCGGAAAAGAAACTTTTGATATGTCACTTACAATTATTGTAGAAGGAAAAGAAATGATTATTTCCAATAAGATTGCGAATAATCTTTTTGTGAAATTAGCTCCTTGA